From the genome of Planctomycetaceae bacterium:
TGAACTCACTACTGGACTCATTACCCTTGCTGAAGAAAATTGAGTTCAATGGCGGTCTGACGTGGCCAAGAACCAAACGCCGGGGATAATCCACTGGAGTTCACCCTCACGGCAAACCACTTCTATCCGGAACCTTTCGGCCCGAAGGAACATCGGCCGGAGTCCCTGCAGATGTGGCTCTTGCTCGGCACCTCGACCGCCGGACCTCGGGCATTAGACGTTGCCCCCCCGGCAATCCATTCCCGGAATGCTAGGCAAAACACCGAAGCCGGCCTTTGGAACTGTCTTCACCCGCCACCAGGCAACCTTCACCAATTGCGATGCCGGCGTTCACTGGCTTTCCCGCATTGAACTTCCAGACTTCTTTGCCATCGGCCAGTGACAAAGCGTAAAGATTACCGTCGCCTGAACCAAAGTAGACTCTCTTGCCGACAACAGCTGCAGAACATTCGATGCGGGCACGCGTGGCAAAATTCCATCGCGGTTGCCCCGAGATTCGATCGATCGCATGCAGGCGTTTGTCGTGACTGCCGACGATCACAAGATCATCCGTCACGGCGGCTGAGGCGTGATAAGGCATCGTGCGGTCGCCCGAATACCTCCACGTAAATTCACCGGTCTTCCAGTTCATCGCGACGACTTCCCCCGTGTGAGTGCCCACGTAGAGGATGTCACCGACGATGGCTGGTGAGGCAACCAGATACGAGCCCAGTTCGACGTCTTTGAACTGTTCGCCGGATTTCACATCGATCACACGCAGGTGTTCATCACATCCTGCCAGAAACGTAAAGTGTTCGGCAATGGCAGGCGAGCAGTTGACGCGGTCGTTGGTTTGAAACTTCCAGACTTCTTTGCCATCCAGCGAAAGGCAGTACAGGAAGGAGTCATGTGAAGCCAGCAGCAGCTGGTCTTCAAACTGGCTTACGCATCCCGCAATTTCGGCATCTGTCGTGAACTTCCACAGCCGTTTTCCCGTGACACGGTCCAGAGCATGCAGAACGCCATCTTCGTCACCGATGTAAACGGCGTCTTTGGTGACAAGCGGCGCCGCTTTGAAACCGGGAGCAAATTTTTCGGGATCCGGATCGTCGATTGAACGATGATTCCAGATTTCCCTTCCGGTCAAACGATCGAGGCAGTAGATCCTGCCTTCCAGAGCGGGAGCGTAAACGTGGTCGCCGACGATGGCCGGCGTAGCGATCCAGCCGTCTTTGCTTTCCATTTCCCAAAGCTGCTTTGGATTCTCTGACAACATGCAGGATGCCACACCGCGCTGGTCAGGGGTCGCTCGGAAACTGGGCCAGCCTGTGGATGAAATACGATCGCCGACCTTCGCCGACACGGCACTATCCTCACCTGCGGGCACTGTCAGCAGACTGTTTCCAGCCAATCCACCGGCCAAAATTGCTGTGAGGCGACCGAGTGATGATCGGCGACTGATATTCGAGGACTGGAACATATCGACTGCCCTGAACGTTGGAACTCGCTGAACGTCAATCCTGTGAACTCAGAGTGCGTTACGGTAGACCTGGACGAAAGCTTCGACATCCATTTTTCTGGGATTGAATGTCCCTGTCCACTGCTGCGCGGCTTCATCAGCCAGTCTTGTGATCAATGAATCGTCAATATCCGCATCGATCGTTTGACTCAGCGACACCGGCATATCCGCAAGGCGGAGCAATTCGGTAAAACCGTCCGCCAGAATCTCAACGGCCGTCCCGGATTTCGCGGACGCATTGCACCAGCCCGCCGCGGTAGCCAGGTCGTGGTAAAGGTCTGCGGCAACGACTGAATTCCATCGAATGATATGTGGCAGAAGCATTCCCACCGCGTGGCCGTGAACCGTGCCGAAATGCGCCGTCAGAGGATTCGCTGCTGCGTGTGCTGCCCCCAGCATACTGGCTTCAATGGAAGTGCCAGCGAAGAATGCCCCCAGTTGCATGTTACCGCGGGCAGCGAGGTTGCCAGGTTCGCGCAAAACGGTGGCGAATGACTGTGCCAAAAGCGACCAAGCATTCCTGGCAAACATTTGAGAAAATGGATTTCGTTTGGTTGTGACAAAGCTTTCGATGGCGTGCGTCATCGCATCGATCCCCGTTGCCGCAGCGACCGAAGGTGGCATGGTCACGGTCAGTTCCGGATCGAGAATGGCAACACGACATGCAGCCTTTGAATCCCCACACGCCATCTTGGTGTGGGTCTTTGCATCAGCGATCACTGCGAACGATTGCGCTTCGCTTCCGGTTCCGGACGTGGTGGGAATTGCAATCATGGGCAGCATAGGTTGAGTGGCACGACCAATGCCTTTGTAGTCGTGCATCTGGCCACCATTCGTCAGAAGAAAGTTGGCCCCTTTCGCGCAATCCATGCTGCTGCCGCCACCGAGCCCCACGATTAAGTCGATCCTGAGGGGGCTGGCAAATTCCACACATTTGTTAACGTCGTCTGTTGTTGGGTTTTGCGTGACGGCATCGAAGACAAAGACCTGCATCCCGGCTTCCTGAAGAACCCGACAGGCTGTTTCTGAGTGACCTGCGTCGCGAAGTCCTGGATCAGTGACCAGAAGGACGCGGTTCGCCTTCAGTTCGACTGCAATCGTGCCAAGCTGACCGAAAGTGCCGGTACCAAAAACCAGCCGCGTGCGTGGCGTGAAGTCAAAACTGGCCGGCGAACGGCTGTTAAGCGAGTTCGAGCTGGTAAAGTCAGTAGTTATCAAAGGCTGCATGAAACCGGAGCCGAAGGAGGGTAAGGCAGGCGAGGGGATTGGATCAGAGTGTTGTAGACGCAGGAAACCGTTGGAATTGCCGTAAAATCGCGTCACAGACGCTCAAAGCATACTTGCCCGCAACTTCAACAACAATGATTTGCGTCAAACCGAACGCAATCCAGCCGTATTTTGAAATGCGGCGTTTTGCTCACCGAAATTAAAGACGGCGCTCGGGCCGCTGACAATTGGGGAAAGCTGATTCCGCAGGTTTACTTCAAAGTCCAGCCTCGAATGATGCACCAATTCGCAATTGCTCAGGAGTCGTGGTTGTAGAGCGATCTCCGGCAAATTCAGGGTCGACAAGAAACACCAAACAGGAGACATTCCCGGACAAGCCGCAGGCCGGGATGGTTTTGGGGCACGAAATGGCGATTCGAGCCAGATCCTGATGGGACAACGTAAGAAAACCGATTTCCGGGTTCCCCCGTCCATGCCCCGCCTTTTGACTGAATTTCATGATTCTGACGAGCCCGAAATTCGGGACTCATCCGAGCTGGAGGTCGCTACGACTGCGTCAGCGAGGCAGCACATGGAATCGGGCGTCCACAATCAAGACCTCTCTTCGCTGCCAGAAACGAGGGCGAATTCGGGTGGACGTGCCTGGTTCTCGTTTCGTGGTGTTCCCACCTTCGTCATGATCGTCGTTGGCGTCCTTCCGTTCTGGGCCATGCCAGTCGCGCACATTGCAAGCGGGCCGGAGACAGCGACCGGATTTTTCCACGAAGAACTGCCGTATTACATGGCGAATGGCCGTGCTGCATTTGATCGCGGCAACGGTGTCATGTACCCAAACCCGTATGATCCGGATTTGAATGCCCCTGTTATCTATGCACACTGGCTGCTTTGGATGTTCGGCGTCGCGCCTCGGTTCTTCGGCACGGATCCGGGGCAGTTGATGCTGGCGTTGACGTTCTTTGCATCGATTGGATTTTCCTGGGCCACATGGCTTCTGGTGAAAGAACACACTCTGCAGACCGCCAGTCGAAAAAATGCGCAAATCCATCCGGATTTTCTCACCGATGCGTCGTCAGGTTTTCACCAACCGACGCCACATGCCGCCTACTTGATGGCGATGTGGGGTGGCGGCATACTCGTGGTTGGTGGCTGGATTGCAATGTTGCTCGGAAGCGGCAATTCAACTCTGCTGCAGTTCGATCCCGGCAGTGGCCTTTGGTTTCTGAACTGGGGCCGCAATGCAACCTTCGCCACCGAAGCTGTCTATCACACGCTGGTTGCGTTCTGCTGGCTGAGTGAAATGAAAGATCGTCGCATCGCCGGAACGGCATTCTGCTTCGCACTGGCAACCACGCATCCATGGTCAGGCGTGGAACTTCTTCTGACTCTTAATCTTTGGCGATCCGTTCAGTGGCTGCGCGAACGCGACAAACGTTCTCTGGTATTACTCTGCACTGCCATGGGCATGCTGCTGGTATTTCTCATCTACTACAAAGTCTGGCTTCCAACATTTCCGCAGCACGCCCGGTTACAAAACGTTTGGGAGCTGGACTGGAGCCTGTCGACGGTTTCAGCTGTCTTCGGTTGGTGTATTGTTGGTGCGTTTGCTCTCGCCCGACTGGCGCAGAGCATTATCGCAGTCTCTCCGCGGCCGATCGTCATCGAACCATCGAATCGAAAGTCGGCAGACAGGACCGGGCAACAATCGCTGGTAAACACAGATCTGACTTCTGTTCAATCAAAACAGGTGTCGCTTTCCACCGCGGAACTCTTCCTGTGCTGCGCAGCGGCTGTTGCAATGGGCCTTGCCCTTCACGATCGACTGATGAAACCTGTCCAGCCATTGCACTTTACCCGCGGTTATATCTGGATGCCGCTTTTTCTGCTGGGTCTGCCTGTCATGCAGTCGTGGTGGAACCGGAGTCTTCGATCGGGTCTGCGAGGAAAGCTGGCGGTTGTGGGATTTGTCCTGATGTTCATCGCCGATAACGCTGGTTTTGCCTGGATTCAATCGAGCTGGGAACTGGACAGAACGCGTGGCTATCATCTGAGCCTGCACGATCGAGCCTTAATTGCAGACCTGCATAAACGAACGCCCGGCGCCGTTGTACTGACTGAGTCACCGGTTGTGAACTACCTGATTCCGGCCTATGCAAACCTGCGTCCGTGGCTGGGCCATCAGTTCAACACGCCCGATCACCGTCGTCGAGCCGAAACGATGGCTTCAATTTTCGCGGATGAAAAAGTACACGTGAACAGAATTCCGGATGATATTGACCTGCTTGTCATCCAAAGGACTCGCGACGATTCTGAACTGATCGATTCGCCAGAATGGATTGCGCTGGAAACTCCGAATGCCGAATGGCAAGCCTGGGGCCAAACTCGCGATTCCGGCACATTTTTACCGTGAACGCGCGGCTGAAGAGACTGATGCGATGAGAACAGCTGTCTTCTGTCTTTCCATGACCCTGGTTTCTGTCGTCTCACAGGCTGAATCGGTGCGACTGCCCGCGACACAGGATAATTCGATCGTGATGGTCGAGGGTGAATGGACCCGGAACGAAGGAAGCAACGGCCGAATACGCATCAAAGGAAACCAACACATTGTTGCGATGAACTTTGATGTCTCGCCCATCCGTGGCAAACTCATCAACCATGCGACGCTGGTCTGCCATCAGTCCGCCGAATCAATTTCGGGAGTGACAATTTCGACAATTGCAGCTCCCTGGGATGAACGGACTTCCAACGGTTTGACTTCCGGTGCCCAGCATTTTGACGGGTGGGGCTACTCCAACGCTCGTTTCCCCGCGATCTGCGGCGGCAACGCCTTTACGCTGGTGCATCAGACCGAATCCGTCGTGACTGACGGTGCATATCACTGGGAGATTCCGGTGGATATGGTGCATGCATTGTCGACCGGCGTCGCCTACGGCCTGGCAATTCATGAACATGATGCCGACTACAGCCGCAACCCCTCCATCTATTCAAGAGAACAGTCAGGCAAACAGCCGTATCTGCTTGTCGATATTCTGGAGGAAACCGATGCCAGACCTCAGCAGCCAACGGAACTGAAGCTGCTTCCTGTTGATGCAGGTTCAGCCAAACTAAATCTTCGAGCACCTCAGAATGGATTTGCCTATGAGGTCAGGGTGGATGGGCACTCCGTGGCACGACACAACATTCCCCTTGTTCGGGCCGGTGAAGAACAGACCATTCTTCTCAGAGATCTTCCTGAAACGTCCAGCGTATCCGGTCTTCATGAGATTACAGTCATAACAATTAACCGCACCGGAGAACAGACTGATCCTGCTGTTGTGAGAGGGCGTCTGTTCGATTTCGATTCCCCGGTCTTCCCCAGGGTTGAGATTCCGGAAAACGCTGATCAATCCGTTAACGGCAAGGCCGACGGTGTCGAGCCCGATGTCAACAGGAATGTTGTCGACACTGGAGTCATACCAGTCACCGATAAGTATGATCAATCCGGGCAGCCGGTCAGTGCATTGCCACCGGACTACCGACGTCACAACTGGTTGTTTGACGGACAGCGAATCCATCTGACTGCGGCGGCCGGTGAAGTAGTCAGTTTTCAAACGCTGCTGCGAGGGTCAGGAGACGTTCGGCTGCAATGCGAATTCGATGGTTCACCGATGCGCGTGGACATGTACAAGGCGATCTATGTGCCCGTCAACGGCCGGATGGTTCCCGATCCACTGATGCCACTGCCCGAGAAAATCCGCCTTTCACAGAACACCGATCAGTCACTGCTGGTCGACGTCTTCGTTCCGTTCGATTCGCCAGCAGGCACCCGTCGCGGAATGCTCCGGATTTCCGATGGACGTTCTGTCCCGATCGAACTGACGATTCTTCCGGTTCAGTTGCCGAAACGAGCCGCGTTTCATTGTGAAATGAACGGCTACGGCATGCCGGATCACGTGGACGATTTTTATGCATTACAGCAGGTCGCCTATGATCATCGCGTTCATGCAAACATCCTGCACTATTCCCATCATTCCGCTGCGCCGGGTGTTCGAAAGAGCAATCTTGATATGCGGCTTCGTTCCGGTCGGCGGATGGACAACCAGCGATATGATGCGATCGCCCCGCGCGCTCAACACGCCTACTGGGATGATTTTGTTGAAGCGTTCGGCCCTTATCTGAACGGCACTTTCTTCAGGAACGGGCACCGAGGCAGTATTCCCGCGCCTGGATTCTATCTGACGTTCCATGAGAGCTGGCCGCTGAACTGCCGAACGTACTTCAACGGTCACCCGGACGCATACCGTGCGTTCGCAACAACACCCGAGTATGCTCAGACATTCCTAAATATCGTTGACGACTTTGCCCGTCTTGCGCATCGAGAAGGCTGGGACGAAACAGGGTTTCAGGTGTACTTCAATAACAAGGGATCCCTGACTGAAACAACAAAGGCTCCGTGGATTCTGGACGAACCGACCTCTTACTGGGACTATCGCGCACTTCAGTTTTATGGCGAACTTACTGACAGCGGACGCAATCCAACGCAGAATGAATCGATCCGTTATCGGATCGATATCTCTCGACCGGAATTTTGCCGTGGGCAACTGGCCGATCGCAGTGATTTATGGGTCGTTGCATCTGCTGCATTTCAAAATTACCGCCGCCTGATCACAGATCGAATGCAGCAGAATGCGACCAGAGTCTGGGTCTACGGAACGACTAATCCCGTCGATGAAAGTAATCGACAAGTGCAGGCATGGGCACTGGATTCGTGGAAGTCTGGTGCAACGGGTATCGTTCCCTGGCAGACGATTGACAAGACTGGCAACGCACTTCAGAAGGCAGACCAGCTGGGGCTATTCATCTTCGATAAAACGGCATCCGGTGAAACCGTCGTGCGTCATTCAATGCGTTTGAAAGCCTATCGCGATGCCGAACAGCTCATCGCGCTGTTGCAGCTGGTGCAGGACCGAATGCAGTGGAACGCGAATCAAATGGCAGCGTTCGCAGATCATTATGTCACGCTGGCAGGAACCGTGCAAAAGGTGAATGATGCCGATGCAGGCACCAGTGAATACGACAGCGGGTCACTGATCGCCATCGACGCACTCAGACAGGCTGCGATCACGCTGCTTCGGTGATCTGTTTGTCGCTGAAAAAGACAAGAAGACGCGGCTTAATCGGCTCCGGTCCCGCTTGCCAGCGAGCTGACCTGAACTCCTTCGGAATATGACGCCACGGCCTGGAAGCTGTACTTCGTCCCGCTTTGGGTATCGGTCGACGGCAGCCGGAACAGGGTGAAAGTGGCTTCGTTTCCGGCACGCAGCGAGCGGTTGTTGAAACCAAAAACGCTGGCAGGCTTCGTAGACCCCGCATTCCAGATGTCGTGCAGGAGTGACAACGGGGTGTCGGAGTTCTCTGGTTTCATGACATTCAGCAGCTGAGCAACACAGTCGCCGGTGGTTGCACCGGATCCGGCAAGGAATTCCGTTTGACCCGCAACCACAATCCGTCCGTCGTCAAGAACGTCGACGGCAACTCCACCCGCCTGGTAACTGCCGGGATCACATCCACCAAACCCAGAGACATCACAGGTTAGCAACAATCGATCGTACGACTTGCACCGAACAATACACTTCAGCATGTCGCCTGGCACATGCCAGCCATCTGCGATAACGCTGACGGACAGTCGATCATCCGCCAGTTGTGGCCAGAAGATATTGCGATGTCGATTTATCATGGCAGCACATCCGTTGCCAAGATGTGTGCTGAGCGTCGCGCCCGCCTGAATGGCGGCATGAATCTGATCTGGCGTTGCGGCCGTGTGTCCAATGGAAATCACAATTCCCTGGGCGGTTGCAGAACGGATGAAATCCACGGCTCCCGGCGATTCCGGCGCTAGTGTGATCAGGCGGATCATTCCCCCTGAAGCTTCCTGCCATCGTTCCAATTCTTTGAGACAGGCTGGTCGGACATGCTGGCGCGGATGGGCTCCGCGCGGACCATCCTGATCAGAAATCGAAGGACCTTCCAGGTGAATTCCCCTGACCATTCCGGCAACGAGTTTGTTGCCGAGGCAGGCCTGACGAATCGTGTTTACACCGTGAAGCATGGCTTCGAACGAGCAGGTGATCAGTGTAGGAAAGAACTGGGGCACTCCGCGATCTGCCAGCGCCAGAGCAATTCGGGTGACTTCGTCTTCCGTGAGCGTTTCGCTGCAAAACCACAGACCGTGATAACCGTTGATTTGTATGTCGAACAACCCGGGAGCGACGAAGGGCAACGATGCTGCAAGATCGGCATCGCAATCGAGTGATTGAACGGAATCGATCCTGTCATTCAGAAAATGAACAGCAACGGGCCGAAGCGACTGATAATCGATTGCGTGCAGCGTTGTCATCGATGGATGCCGTGAAATGTCCCGAGTTGTTTCTTGCTGAATCCACGCCCCCCGCGGTTGAGGCAGGGTTCGCCGTCACGCGAACCGGATATCCGGACGAACTCCGAACGTGGTACCGTATGAGGGCGATGCGTCCGGACAAACGCGCACCATTTGATGACTCGCGATTGCGTGGTCGTCGATACCGCTTCGCTGATCCGAACTATTTGGTGTAGAGCGTCCTGCAGTCTTCCAGCCGAGTCCCATTGGCGTCTGTAATTGCAAACTTTGCGGGACCCCACATACTGACTCCGGCATGCCTGCCATCTTTGGCCAGCAGATAAAAGCTAAGGCCAAAATCCGGACGGCCCTGTGCATCTTTCAAACGAAGCTCAGTGGTTTTCGCAACACGTCGCAGGATTTCCATCCCCGCCTCTTCCGGTGATGCTCCCTGCCTCATCAATTCAACGCCTGCAAAGGAGCACATATTCTGAAGATTCGCTTCTCCACGCCCGGTACTGCCACACGAACCCACTTCATTGTCGCAGTAGAGTCCGGCACCAATAATTGGTGAGTCACCGACCCGTCCGGGAATCTTGAATGCCAGACCACTGGTGGTCGTCGTGCACGAAATATCAGCATTCGCATTGATACCCGCGCAATGAATTGTTCCGGTGGGACGGCGGAAGCGATGCGTCCGCAATGCCTCCCATGAAGAACTGGATGCCAGTGTTGCTTCATCCAGACCGACAGAATTGCGCCGGAAAAATTCAGCGACTTTCTTATCAGTATTTTCCGCAGCCGGCAGCCAGTCGTCTTCCTCGCTGAGATTTTCTTTCCAGGCCAGCCAGATCTTACGAGCGTGTTCGGTCAACAGGTTCTCTTCCGGAAAACCGTGGGCCCGGGCAAATTCCAATGCGCCCTGGCCCACCAGCAGCACATGATCGGTCCGGCGCAGGACCTGAAGTGCCACCTGAGCCGGGTGCTTGATGTTCTGAATGGAAGCGACTGCACCAGCCTTGTGACTCGGCCCATGCATGACCGCCGCGTCCAGCTCCACAATTCCACGTTCATTCGGCAGGCCTCCGTACCCGACACTCGTGTCATCCGGATCCGCTTCGACAATGCCGACCCCGGCGACAACAGCATCCAGCGGATCGCTTCCTTCCGTAATCATTTGCCACGCCTTCTTCGTGGCTTCCTGCCCGTTGGCAGATGAAATCACTTTCACGGGCGGCTGTGAATTCCGAGCCAATCCGGCTGCAGCACTGGAAAAAACACCGATACCGGCGGCTGCTGTACTGGCAGACTGCATAAACAGGCGACGCGACAAATCTGACATGGAACGGGCTCCTGAGTGCGAGCTGGTGGGATTTCGTCATTCCGGCAAAGGCGCTGTATAACATGCTGAACCACAAAACGAAAACGGCCGGGCCACTGTTTCCAGCTGGCTCGGCCGTTTCATGAAATTGCTGCCCGACCAACACCCCGAAAACTGGTCAGACCTGCTTTGAGGCAGATCGGTCAGATGACTCCAGGGCAATTCGGATCAAGCGTTATTTCACGCGAATTAGTTCAGGATCTTTGCGGTGTCTGCAACAACCTTTGCAACACTGTCGGCGTTCAGTTCGCCCGCAGCAAATGCATGGTTGACCTTCACGTTTGAACCAACCCACATCATGACAGTGACATCAGCGTTCTCGCCGATTTTGTAGCTTGATGGGCCAACGTTGTTTTCGAAAACAGTCAGCGGAGTACGCTGAATTTTCTGCTCTTCAGCAACTTTCTTCAGTGTACCTTCAGTTGCATCCGGGTCGTTCGTGAGAACAGTTACGAACGCAGCCATCTTCTTTTCGTCGGCATTCTTGACAA
Proteins encoded in this window:
- a CDS encoding PQQ-binding-like beta-propeller repeat protein, with translation MSAKVGDRISSTGWPSFRATPDQRGVASCMLSENPKQLWEMESKDGWIATPAIVGDHVYAPALEGRIYCLDRLTGREIWNHRSIDDPDPEKFAPGFKAAPLVTKDAVYIGDEDGVLHALDRVTGKRLWKFTTDAEIAGCVSQFEDQLLLASHDSFLYCLSLDGKEVWKFQTNDRVNCSPAIAEHFTFLAGCDEHLRVIDVKSGEQFKDVELGSYLVASPAIVGDILYVGTHTGEVVAMNWKTGEFTWRYSGDRTMPYHASAAVTDDLVIVGSHDKRLHAIDRISGQPRWNFATRARIECSAAVVGKRVYFGSGDGNLYALSLADGKEVWKFNAGKPVNAGIAIGEGCLVAGEDSSKGRLRCFA
- a CDS encoding iron-containing alcohol dehydrogenase; the protein is MQPLITTDFTSSNSLNSRSPASFDFTPRTRLVFGTGTFGQLGTIAVELKANRVLLVTDPGLRDAGHSETACRVLQEAGMQVFVFDAVTQNPTTDDVNKCVEFASPLRIDLIVGLGGGSSMDCAKGANFLLTNGGQMHDYKGIGRATQPMLPMIAIPTTSGTGSEAQSFAVIADAKTHTKMACGDSKAACRVAILDPELTVTMPPSVAAATGIDAMTHAIESFVTTKRNPFSQMFARNAWSLLAQSFATVLREPGNLAARGNMQLGAFFAGTSIEASMLGAAHAAANPLTAHFGTVHGHAVGMLLPHIIRWNSVVAADLYHDLATAAGWCNASAKSGTAVEILADGFTELLRLADMPVSLSQTIDADIDDSLITRLADEAAQQWTGTFNPRKMDVEAFVQVYRNAL
- a CDS encoding N-acetylglucosamine-6-phosphate deacetylase, which gives rise to MTTLHAIDYQSLRPVAVHFLNDRIDSVQSLDCDADLAASLPFVAPGLFDIQINGYHGLWFCSETLTEDEVTRIALALADRGVPQFFPTLITCSFEAMLHGVNTIRQACLGNKLVAGMVRGIHLEGPSISDQDGPRGAHPRQHVRPACLKELERWQEASGGMIRLITLAPESPGAVDFIRSATAQGIVISIGHTAATPDQIHAAIQAGATLSTHLGNGCAAMINRHRNIFWPQLADDRLSVSVIADGWHVPGDMLKCIVRCKSYDRLLLTCDVSGFGGCDPGSYQAGGVAVDVLDDGRIVVAGQTEFLAGSGATTGDCVAQLLNVMKPENSDTPLSLLHDIWNAGSTKPASVFGFNNRSLRAGNEATFTLFRLPSTDTQSGTKYSFQAVASYSEGVQVSSLASGTGAD
- a CDS encoding N(4)-(beta-N-acetylglucosaminyl)-L-asparaginase, with amino-acid sequence MSDLSRRLFMQSASTAAAGIGVFSSAAAGLARNSQPPVKVISSANGQEATKKAWQMITEGSDPLDAVVAGVGIVEADPDDTSVGYGGLPNERGIVELDAAVMHGPSHKAGAVASIQNIKHPAQVALQVLRRTDHVLLVGQGALEFARAHGFPEENLLTEHARKIWLAWKENLSEEDDWLPAAENTDKKVAEFFRRNSVGLDEATLASSSSWEALRTHRFRRPTGTIHCAGINANADISCTTTTSGLAFKIPGRVGDSPIIGAGLYCDNEVGSCGSTGRGEANLQNMCSFAGVELMRQGASPEEAGMEILRRVAKTTELRLKDAQGRPDFGLSFYLLAKDGRHAGVSMWGPAKFAITDANGTRLEDCRTLYTK